The proteins below come from a single Leptospira levettii genomic window:
- a CDS encoding nicotinamide-nucleotide amidohydrolase family protein codes for MSPFIVILSTGSELTAGRSLDTNSGWIANQLFELGWKVKKFITLPDDPNLILSELQSLQTFAKEKPVLVIMTGGLGPTEDDYTLETVLKLTGKTSYSVEKAKLRLTKIYESRGKEYKDILPNVFRQTFVPEGCKTLDNSVGIAVGFVEVIGENSYLVCMPGVPSEMTEMFKRRLVPELKKLYPRENLLQKTKWLWNIGESLFQNDFIEPNRDEFFKEAEWGVTANRGYIKCIFQSTNQNLLDQVINRLETQYPNIISDDVFSFVHERLLGENLTISVVESCTGGLLGKKLTEQPGSSAYFMGGFLTYSNEMKSQLLGIPSETINSFGAVSEEVAKAMVDGLCLKTGTDFGISITGIAGPDGGSEGKPVGTVCIGIKEPNGETTVFRYVFPGNREAIRENASNTAIFLIYQSLKKRVI; via the coding sequence ATGTCACCATTTATTGTGATCCTTTCCACTGGATCGGAATTAACAGCAGGACGAAGTCTTGATACCAATTCTGGATGGATTGCGAATCAACTGTTTGAACTCGGGTGGAAGGTTAAAAAATTCATTACTTTGCCTGATGATCCAAATTTGATTCTATCTGAGTTACAATCCCTACAAACTTTTGCAAAGGAAAAACCAGTGCTTGTCATTATGACGGGTGGCCTTGGTCCCACAGAAGATGATTATACTTTGGAAACTGTTTTAAAATTAACAGGGAAAACATCCTATTCAGTTGAAAAAGCAAAACTTCGACTCACTAAAATTTATGAATCAAGGGGAAAAGAATATAAAGATATCCTTCCCAATGTGTTTCGCCAAACATTTGTTCCTGAAGGATGTAAGACTTTAGACAATTCTGTAGGCATTGCAGTAGGATTTGTGGAAGTGATTGGAGAAAATTCCTATTTGGTATGTATGCCAGGTGTTCCTTCCGAGATGACTGAAATGTTTAAACGTAGGTTAGTTCCTGAACTAAAAAAACTTTATCCTCGGGAAAACTTACTCCAAAAAACAAAATGGTTGTGGAACATAGGTGAATCATTATTCCAAAATGATTTTATCGAACCAAATAGAGATGAATTCTTCAAGGAAGCGGAATGGGGTGTTACGGCAAACCGTGGTTATATCAAATGTATTTTCCAATCAACAAATCAAAATTTGCTAGATCAGGTCATCAATCGATTGGAAACACAATATCCAAATATCATCTCTGATGATGTGTTTAGTTTTGTACACGAGCGATTGTTAGGTGAAAATTTGACAATCTCTGTAGTGGAAAGTTGTACTGGTGGATTACTGGGTAAAAAATTAACAGAACAACCTGGTTCCAGTGCTTACTTTATGGGTGGTTTTTTAACATATTCGAATGAAATGAAGTCCCAATTACTTGGGATTCCCAGTGAAACAATAAACTCATTTGGTGCAGTCAGTGAAGAAGTGGCAAAAGCGATGGTGGATGGTCTTTGCCTAAAAACAGGGACAGATTTTGGAATATCCATCACGGGAATCGCAGGGCCAGACGGTGGTAGTGAAGGTAAACCAGTCGGTACGGTTTGTATCGGGATCAAAGAACCGAATGGAGAAACCACTGTGTTTCGGTATGTATTTCCTGGTAATCGGGAAGCAATACGTGAAAATGCAAGTAACACTGCAATATTTTTGATTTACCAATCATTAAAAAAAAGGGTCATATAA
- a CDS encoding response regulator transcription factor, producing the protein MKQSILIVEDIHSIREAIMDLLSAKFNVFGAEHFEEAVWYLSNEKIDLTITDIRLPGKSGIDLVKLIQKEFPTVQYALMTAYNINEYIKYAKDLQIWNIIPKYSFLDIHLIEVMVEKLLSNDIFGIEKYFAKDFQVLDQNINSEFEEAPNNGIVYKQIKSDQDRSILCGKISKNLIQLGAPKAIQQVLEELTSNAMIRAPRTNEGEYKYQFEIPSHDMVVPLDNIQLMPDDYFLIGYGSTDSTIFIVVRDQFGSLRKEEILHRLDRHISIDETTGFPKGLEDSHGRGLYICREISDQLIFNIKPGVCTETIAMINREGRTGFKSLSIYEV; encoded by the coding sequence ATGAAACAATCCATTCTTATCGTTGAAGATATCCATTCAATTCGTGAAGCCATCATGGATTTATTAAGTGCAAAATTTAATGTCTTTGGTGCAGAACATTTTGAAGAAGCAGTTTGGTATTTATCAAACGAAAAAATTGACTTAACCATAACTGATATTCGATTACCTGGTAAATCAGGTATAGACCTTGTAAAACTCATCCAAAAAGAATTCCCAACTGTTCAATATGCATTGATGACTGCATACAATATCAATGAATACATAAAATATGCGAAAGACCTTCAAATTTGGAACATTATACCCAAGTATAGTTTTTTAGATATCCATCTAATTGAAGTGATGGTAGAAAAATTATTATCAAATGATATCTTTGGAATTGAAAAGTATTTTGCAAAAGATTTCCAAGTATTAGACCAAAACATTAATAGTGAATTTGAAGAAGCTCCTAACAATGGAATTGTTTATAAACAAATTAAATCAGACCAAGACAGGTCCATCCTTTGTGGCAAAATCTCGAAAAATTTAATCCAATTGGGTGCTCCCAAAGCCATCCAACAGGTGTTAGAAGAATTAACTTCCAATGCAATGATCCGTGCTCCTCGTACAAACGAAGGGGAATACAAATACCAATTTGAAATACCTAGCCATGACATGGTTGTTCCACTCGATAATATCCAACTGATGCCAGATGATTATTTTTTAATCGGTTATGGTTCTACTGATAGTACAATTTTTATCGTAGTTCGCGACCAATTCGGATCCCTGCGTAAAGAAGAAATTTTACACCGTTTGGATCGTCATATCAGCATAGATGAAACAACTGGATTTCCAAAAGGTTTAGAAGACAGCCATGGAAGAGGCCTTTATATCTGTAGGGAAATTTCAGACCAACTGATCTTTAATATCAAACCAGGTGTTTGCACAGAAACCATTGCCATGATCAACCGAGAAGGAAGAACTGGTTTTAAATCTTTATCAATTTACGAAGTGTAA
- a CDS encoding LIC_12097 family sensor histidine kinase, translating to MENIEKVAEKARELEAIYDVVQDPLVLIDSDFNIQRANLATILFAKNNKYDELLDKKCYEVLYQRTDVCPYCPKINVKSKDKNQTSSAPITREIFFRSEDKKQTLLLEFYPYPKQEDLFWMVEKISDVTKQRDKEEESFRMRNLASLGILISGIAHELNNPLTGISLTLQNLKANWQNQPPEQIEKRLDMIRNDISRAAIIVSDIISFAKTDKVKVTLGDIVETINRAKDTVIRLYPHLSKNINWRITCDHEYQFPFHPGKMERLFMNLFRNSLQAFDYRPGEIAIEIRKTKNWLHIIVEDNAGGIPDAIIQKIFDPFFTSNKSGTGTGLGLSICHSIVKEHDGNISVKSVEQKTRFTISFPLTNDITEPNS from the coding sequence ATGGAAAACATCGAAAAAGTTGCCGAAAAAGCCCGAGAATTGGAAGCCATTTATGATGTTGTACAAGACCCGCTGGTTTTAATCGATTCTGACTTCAATATCCAAAGAGCCAATCTTGCGACCATTTTGTTTGCAAAAAACAATAAATACGACGAACTCTTAGACAAAAAATGTTACGAAGTTTTATACCAACGAACAGATGTTTGTCCATATTGCCCTAAAATTAATGTAAAATCAAAGGACAAAAATCAAACATCGTCCGCTCCCATCACAAGAGAAATTTTTTTCCGTTCTGAGGACAAAAAACAAACACTTCTTTTAGAATTTTACCCCTACCCTAAACAAGAAGATTTGTTTTGGATGGTGGAAAAAATATCGGATGTTACCAAACAAAGAGACAAAGAAGAAGAATCATTCCGAATGCGTAACCTTGCATCCTTAGGAATTTTAATATCAGGAATTGCTCACGAATTAAATAACCCTTTAACTGGAATTAGCCTTACTTTACAAAATTTAAAGGCAAATTGGCAAAACCAACCACCAGAACAAATTGAAAAAAGATTGGATATGATTAGGAACGATATCTCTCGTGCTGCCATCATTGTTTCTGATATCATCTCATTTGCAAAAACAGACAAAGTAAAGGTCACTTTAGGTGACATCGTTGAAACCATTAACCGTGCAAAAGATACTGTGATTCGGCTTTATCCCCACCTAAGTAAAAACATCAACTGGCGTATCACATGTGACCACGAATACCAATTCCCTTTCCACCCAGGGAAGATGGAAAGGTTATTTATGAATTTATTTCGTAATTCCTTACAAGCGTTTGATTACAGACCAGGTGAAATCGCAATTGAAATTCGCAAAACCAAAAATTGGCTCCACATCATCGTGGAAGATAATGCAGGAGGAATTCCTGATGCGATCATCCAAAAGATATTCGATCCATTTTTTACAAGTAATAAATCAGGAACTGGAACTGGGCTTGGACTTTCGATCTGCCATTCCATCGTCAAAGAACATGATGGAAATATCTCTGTTAAATCAGTGGAACAAAAAACAAGATTTACGATCTCTTTTCCGCTCACTAATGACATCACGGAGCCAAATTCATGA
- a CDS encoding LIC_12096 family protein, giving the protein MEQLPKYRHLALLSLFLLSVDLFSEVDIAEKENRLDKEILSLYRDIAKARELLSYEQLSSLPANTTIQFIGSYPNRTGIRIRKFKVDPDPQNKNRIKHSEEKSILLEFNGSVLSKVEIQITSEDTEIEQKTRTKITDSTPLDESVNDMVIQFSGLDGSDSFPLSSLRNDSIKQERNNFKKEFYIKFLLDFHSQLISISALQKTNGNQNQKKMFKQLNQSLGY; this is encoded by the coding sequence ATGGAACAACTCCCGAAGTACCGGCACCTAGCACTCCTTAGTCTTTTTTTACTGAGTGTCGATCTCTTCTCTGAGGTCGACATTGCCGAAAAAGAAAATCGATTAGACAAGGAAATCCTTAGCCTCTACCGAGACATCGCAAAGGCCAGGGAACTTCTGTCCTACGAACAACTTTCGTCTTTACCTGCCAATACCACCATCCAATTCATTGGATCTTATCCCAACCGAACAGGCATACGAATCCGTAAGTTTAAAGTTGATCCGGACCCTCAGAACAAAAATCGAATCAAACATTCAGAAGAAAAATCAATCTTACTTGAATTTAATGGTTCTGTACTCTCCAAAGTAGAAATCCAAATCACCTCTGAAGACACGGAAATCGAACAAAAAACCAGAACAAAAATCACTGATTCTACTCCTTTAGATGAATCGGTGAATGATATGGTCATCCAATTTTCAGGTCTTGATGGATCTGATAGTTTCCCTCTTTCCTCCCTCAGAAATGATTCCATCAAACAGGAAAGGAATAATTTCAAAAAAGAATTTTATATCAAATTTTTATTAGATTTCCATAGCCAACTAATTTCGATTAGTGCACTTCAAAAAACAAACGGAAACCAAAACCAAAAAAAAATGTTCAAACAATTGAACCAATCACTGGGATATTAA
- the secG gene encoding preprotein translocase subunit SecG, with protein MGFFAGTILTLFVLLSLFLILLVMIQTGKGGSAGMLGGSTASQSVFGASTADVMTKTTRVAAILFIVLSLALSFVFAKKDEVLVPDVEPSLETPVETDGTTPEVPAPSTP; from the coding sequence ATGGGATTTTTTGCAGGAACCATTCTCACTCTATTTGTTCTACTTTCACTTTTCCTCATCCTTCTTGTGATGATCCAAACAGGAAAAGGTGGAAGTGCGGGAATGCTTGGCGGATCTACCGCGAGCCAATCCGTGTTTGGAGCTTCAACAGCTGACGTAATGACAAAAACAACAAGAGTAGCAGCGATTTTGTTTATTGTATTATCTCTTGCTCTTTCCTTTGTTTTTGCAAAGAAAGATGAAGTATTGGTACCAGATGTGGAACCAAGTTTGGAAACTCCGGTAGAAACTGATGGAACAACTCCCGAAGTACCGGCACCTAGCACTCCTTAG
- the tpiA gene encoding triose-phosphate isomerase: protein MRKKIIAGNWKMNLTLAEAKTIARGLVETSNVSSYEVMVFPSALHLESVSSIASGSKLIVGAQNAYQSALTAMTGEISPVQLAELGIKTVLVGHSERRQFLGETSEFDNAKITYFLKAGLRVVYCVGETWAEREKGQTFSVLEDQIKKGLKDITSDLFANLVIAYEPVWAIGTGKVATPVEAEEAHAFIRKEIGRLFVGADQVAENIQILYGGSVKPDNIKELLAKPNIDGGLVGGASQKLESFLGLLK from the coding sequence ATGAGAAAGAAGATCATAGCCGGAAACTGGAAGATGAACCTCACTCTTGCGGAAGCGAAAACAATCGCAAGAGGACTGGTAGAAACAAGTAATGTTTCTTCGTATGAAGTGATGGTGTTCCCAAGTGCTCTTCATCTGGAATCGGTTTCTTCTATCGCAAGTGGCTCTAAACTCATCGTTGGTGCACAAAATGCGTACCAATCAGCTCTCACTGCCATGACAGGGGAAATATCTCCCGTACAACTCGCAGAACTCGGGATCAAAACTGTCCTTGTGGGCCATTCCGAAAGGAGACAATTCCTTGGAGAAACTTCCGAGTTTGACAATGCAAAGATAACCTACTTTTTAAAAGCGGGACTTCGCGTTGTTTATTGTGTGGGTGAAACTTGGGCCGAAAGAGAAAAAGGACAAACTTTCTCTGTGTTAGAAGACCAAATCAAAAAAGGTCTAAAAGACATTACGAGTGATCTCTTCGCCAATCTTGTGATCGCTTATGAACCTGTTTGGGCGATTGGAACTGGAAAAGTAGCAACTCCTGTGGAAGCAGAGGAAGCACATGCCTTCATTCGAAAAGAAATTGGCAGACTCTTTGTAGGAGCAGACCAAGTGGCAGAAAACATCCAAATTCTTTATGGTGGATCTGTAAAACCAGACAACATCAAAGAACTTCTCGCCAAACCAAACATTGACGGTGGCCTTGTGGGTGGAGCCAGTCAAAAACTAGAATCATTTTTAGGACTTTTAAAATAA
- a CDS encoding phosphoglycerate kinase, with the protein MKLPLLEEQNLKGKRVFVRVDFNVPVENGIATDKTRIEKTLPTLELLISKGAKIILGSHLGRPKGGPEPKYSMKPVFDVLSTLVKTKVSFSEAVIGAPVVKLSNELGEGEILLLENLRFHKEEEANDVGFCKELAKLADVYVNDAFGTAHRAHASTEGVAHLLPAFAGLLMRKEIEVLSGLLARPERPFVAIVGGSKVSSKFAILKNLLEKVDHLLIGGGMAYTFLKSRAVPVGKSLVEPEFESQAFQLIDRAGVQGVDLQIPVDHIIADNFDPNAKTKSVDKMGILDGWMGMDIGAKTIDNYVKAIKEAKTILWNGPMGVFEMDKFSKGTIEIAKAISKSKAKTVVGGGDSIAAVNKAGVADKITHISTGGGASLEFLEGRTLPGVQCLLPKEDK; encoded by the coding sequence ATGAAATTACCTCTTCTCGAAGAACAAAATCTAAAAGGAAAACGAGTCTTTGTTCGTGTGGACTTCAATGTCCCTGTGGAAAACGGAATCGCCACTGACAAAACTCGGATTGAAAAAACCCTTCCGACTTTGGAATTACTCATTTCCAAAGGAGCAAAGATCATTTTGGGAAGCCATTTAGGCCGACCCAAAGGTGGACCGGAACCAAAATATTCCATGAAACCTGTGTTTGATGTTCTTTCCACACTTGTCAAAACCAAAGTCAGTTTCTCGGAAGCGGTCATTGGTGCCCCTGTTGTGAAGTTATCAAATGAACTGGGAGAAGGAGAAATTTTACTTTTAGAAAACCTTCGTTTCCATAAGGAAGAAGAGGCAAACGATGTCGGTTTCTGTAAGGAACTGGCAAAACTCGCTGATGTCTATGTCAACGATGCGTTTGGAACGGCACATAGAGCCCACGCTTCGACAGAAGGTGTGGCTCACCTCCTCCCTGCCTTTGCGGGACTCCTCATGCGGAAAGAAATTGAAGTGCTCAGTGGGCTTCTCGCAAGACCAGAACGTCCGTTTGTGGCGATCGTAGGTGGTTCAAAAGTCAGTTCCAAATTTGCGATTTTAAAGAACCTTCTCGAAAAAGTGGACCACCTTCTCATCGGGGGTGGTATGGCTTATACCTTTCTCAAATCCAGAGCAGTTCCTGTGGGCAAATCCCTTGTGGAACCTGAATTTGAATCCCAAGCCTTCCAACTCATTGACCGTGCTGGTGTACAAGGGGTTGACCTCCAAATCCCAGTTGACCATATCATTGCTGACAATTTTGATCCGAATGCAAAAACCAAGTCTGTTGACAAAATGGGAATTTTGGACGGATGGATGGGAATGGACATCGGGGCAAAAACCATCGACAATTATGTAAAAGCCATCAAAGAAGCAAAGACCATCTTATGGAACGGACCGATGGGTGTGTTTGAAATGGATAAGTTCTCTAAAGGAACGATTGAAATTGCAAAAGCCATCAGTAAATCCAAAGCCAAAACCGTTGTGGGTGGAGGAGATTCCATCGCCGCTGTGAATAAAGCTGGTGTGGCTGATAAAATCACTCACATCTCCACTGGTGGTGGTGCTTCCCTAGAATTTTTGGAAGGACGCACACTCCCAGGTGTTCAATGTTTACTCCCAAAGGAAGACAAATAA
- the gap gene encoding type I glyceraldehyde-3-phosphate dehydrogenase, whose protein sequence is MVKIAINGFGRIGRLVLRSGIKDPNLEFVAINDLVTPDNLSYLFKYDSTHGRFNGEVSHTDNEIIIDGKKVKTFSERDPEKLPWKELGVDFVIESTGLFTDRVGAEKHIKAGAKKVVISAPAKDKDIPTFVMGVNHEKYDAGKDNVVSNASCTTNCLAPITKVVLDNFGIVEGLMTTIHAMTATQPTVDGPSKKDFRGGRGAAQNIIPASTGAAKAVGLCIPEVNGKLTGMSFRVPTPDVSVVDLTVRTEKPTSLAEIKKKMKEASEGSMKGILGYTEDMVVSNDFLGDIRSSIFDADACIELSPTFFKLVSWYDNEMGYSNRVLDLVRYMAKKG, encoded by the coding sequence ATGGTAAAAATCGCAATTAATGGTTTTGGTCGCATCGGACGACTTGTGCTTCGTTCCGGAATCAAAGACCCCAATTTAGAATTTGTCGCAATCAACGACCTAGTCACCCCAGACAACCTTTCTTATCTTTTTAAGTACGACTCAACTCATGGTCGTTTCAATGGGGAAGTTTCTCACACAGACAACGAAATCATCATCGATGGCAAAAAAGTAAAAACTTTCTCCGAAAGAGACCCAGAAAAACTCCCATGGAAAGAACTTGGAGTGGACTTTGTCATCGAATCAACAGGTCTTTTCACAGACCGAGTGGGCGCTGAAAAACACATCAAAGCTGGTGCGAAAAAAGTAGTGATCTCTGCTCCTGCAAAAGACAAAGACATCCCTACCTTTGTGATGGGTGTAAACCATGAGAAATACGATGCAGGAAAAGACAATGTTGTATCCAACGCATCCTGTACAACAAACTGCCTTGCTCCGATCACAAAAGTGGTTCTTGACAATTTTGGAATCGTGGAAGGTTTAATGACTACCATCCACGCGATGACAGCAACCCAACCAACAGTAGACGGACCTTCTAAAAAAGACTTCCGTGGTGGTCGTGGTGCTGCTCAAAACATCATCCCTGCTTCCACAGGTGCTGCAAAAGCAGTAGGACTTTGTATCCCTGAAGTAAACGGAAAACTCACTGGTATGAGTTTTCGAGTTCCCACTCCAGACGTATCGGTTGTGGACTTAACCGTTCGCACGGAAAAACCAACAAGCCTTGCCGAAATCAAAAAGAAAATGAAGGAAGCAAGTGAAGGTTCCATGAAAGGAATCCTTGGATACACAGAAGATATGGTGGTATCAAATGACTTCCTTGGTGACATTCGTTCCTCTATCTTTGATGCAGATGCTTGTATTGAACTAAGCCCTACTTTTTTCAAACTCGTGTCTTGGTATGACAACGAAATGGGATACTCCAACCGAGTTCTCGATCTCGTACGTTACATGGCAAAAAAAGGCTAA
- a CDS encoding GAF domain-containing sensor histidine kinase — MDRIQKELNRARFQQNILAQVSSHPSARSGDIQTLAKFITKSVAEGLGIERVGVWLFNDSKNELLNVDTYFQSKALHSSGAILKEVEFREEFQYLVKEKYVDANDPYTDPRTKGFIETYLKPNGITAMLDGVIRMGEELIGTLCFEHVGKKHKWQDDEIIFCSQLGDQIALTISNQRKNQIYEELIARENELRELNESLEQLVEERTKKLRNSNEELESTISTLKKAQNQLILSEKMASLGQLVAGIAHEINNPIAAIQASAENLKESLFESEYSLFQKELKELLPDHKSQNLFQEVIQVLKSRIEIISGRERMSRRKRIESWLHQRGLPDSFSFHLIDVGFDLDVLESYQELFLKDKVEKILTLLVEEITVYQSLHIMLLAVERASKMTFALKNFVRFEISKNPIKVNVKENIETVLTLYQNQFKKNVILIKEYEDIPFIEGYPEELLHLWTNLIYNSLQAMSFSGTLKIQTKNLEDKVSICVQDSGPGIPESIQTRIFEPFFTTKALGEGSGLGLDICRKIVERHQGSIRFQSIPGNTEFTIELPLQIPK, encoded by the coding sequence ATGGATCGGATTCAAAAAGAGCTAAATCGGGCCAGATTCCAACAAAACATATTGGCACAAGTCTCCTCTCATCCGAGTGCCCGGTCAGGCGACATCCAAACTTTAGCCAAGTTCATCACCAAATCAGTGGCGGAAGGACTTGGAATTGAACGAGTGGGTGTCTGGCTTTTTAATGATTCCAAAAATGAACTTTTGAATGTGGATACATACTTCCAAAGTAAAGCCCTTCATAGTTCAGGAGCCATTTTGAAGGAAGTTGAATTCCGAGAGGAATTCCAATACCTAGTGAAGGAAAAGTATGTGGATGCTAACGATCCTTATACGGATCCACGTACGAAAGGATTCATTGAAACCTATTTAAAACCAAATGGCATCACGGCAATGTTAGATGGTGTAATCAGAATGGGGGAAGAACTGATTGGAACTTTATGTTTTGAACATGTTGGTAAAAAACATAAGTGGCAAGATGATGAAATTATTTTTTGTAGCCAATTAGGTGATCAAATCGCTCTCACAATCAGTAACCAAAGGAAAAACCAAATTTATGAGGAATTGATTGCAAGAGAAAATGAATTAAGAGAGTTAAATGAAAGTTTAGAACAACTGGTTGAAGAACGTACAAAAAAACTAAGAAATTCTAACGAAGAACTAGAGTCAACTATCTCCACATTAAAAAAAGCTCAAAACCAACTCATCCTTTCTGAAAAAATGGCAAGCCTTGGGCAACTCGTAGCAGGCATAGCACATGAAATCAATAACCCCATTGCAGCCATACAAGCATCAGCTGAAAATCTAAAAGAATCTTTATTTGAATCCGAATATTCCTTATTCCAAAAAGAGTTAAAAGAACTCTTGCCAGATCATAAGAGTCAAAATTTATTTCAGGAAGTAATCCAAGTTTTAAAATCTAGAATTGAAATCATATCTGGTAGAGAACGGATGAGCCGAAGGAAACGAATTGAATCTTGGCTACACCAAAGAGGGCTTCCCGATTCTTTTTCATTCCATTTGATAGATGTTGGGTTTGATTTGGATGTTTTGGAGTCGTATCAGGAATTATTTTTAAAAGACAAGGTAGAGAAGATACTCACCTTACTTGTGGAAGAAATCACTGTTTACCAATCACTTCACATTATGTTATTAGCTGTTGAACGTGCCAGTAAAATGACGTTTGCTTTGAAAAACTTTGTTCGATTTGAAATATCCAAAAATCCAATCAAGGTTAATGTGAAAGAGAATATCGAAACTGTTCTCACTTTGTATCAAAATCAATTCAAGAAAAATGTGATTCTAATAAAGGAATATGAAGACATTCCTTTCATAGAAGGGTATCCAGAAGAACTTTTACACTTATGGACCAATCTCATTTACAATTCTTTACAAGCGATGTCCTTTTCTGGTACACTCAAGATACAAACCAAAAATCTAGAGGATAAGGTTTCAATCTGTGTACAAGATTCGGGACCAGGTATACCTGAATCCATCCAGACCCGTATTTTTGAACCATTCTTTACAACAAAAGCACTCGGTGAAGGAAGTGGGCTTGGTTTAGATATTTGTCGCAAGATTGTAGAACGCCATCAAGGTTCGATTCGATTCCAGTCAATTCCAGGTAATACTGAATTTACGATCGAACTTCCGCTCCAAATTCCAAAATAA
- the lepB gene encoding signal peptidase I produces MSKSKNKVPLKTKLIVILLPMGIGLVSAMFVKYKVLLPVAIPNSYMEPSLKKGDTAYFNRFYRKSQLGIGDVVIATSPLDPNSTFIARIIGKPGDSISIQKRMVFRNGTILDPTMFPEPSTQSIALIPAGKTEHDDMNPVTVPEKHFFLLADNRELGVDSRTLGTIQESQIIAVMW; encoded by the coding sequence ATGTCTAAATCAAAAAATAAAGTCCCACTCAAAACAAAACTCATTGTGATATTACTTCCGATGGGAATCGGCCTGGTCTCTGCTATGTTTGTGAAGTATAAGGTCCTGCTTCCTGTGGCCATACCCAATTCTTATATGGAACCAAGTTTAAAAAAAGGGGACACCGCTTACTTCAATCGTTTTTATCGCAAAAGCCAACTGGGAATTGGAGATGTGGTCATTGCCACTTCCCCACTTGACCCAAATTCTACATTCATTGCAAGGATCATTGGCAAACCGGGAGACTCCATTTCCATCCAAAAACGCATGGTCTTTCGGAATGGAACCATCTTAGATCCCACAATGTTTCCCGAACCAAGTACACAATCGATCGCTCTCATCCCGGCCGGGAAAACAGAACATGATGATATGAACCCAGTGACAGTTCCTGAAAAACATTTCTTTTTACTCGCTGACAACCGCGAATTGGGAGTGGATTCGAGAACCCTCGGCACCATCCAAGAATCCCAAATCATTGCTGTTATGTGGTAA